The following coding sequences are from one Bos indicus x Bos taurus breed Angus x Brahman F1 hybrid chromosome 5, Bos_hybrid_MaternalHap_v2.0, whole genome shotgun sequence window:
- the LOC113893638 gene encoding taste receptor type 2 member 10-like, translated as MLNIVEGLLIYVAVSESVLGVLGNGFIGVVSCIDCVKSKNISTVSLILTGLASSRFCLIWMIITDAYIRMFFPDIYLSGNISQYIVYLRIIMNQSSTWFATSLSIFYFLKIANYSHCIFLWLKCHINRVLLLFMGSLLISWLFAFPSIAKPSTNNIMKNRSTTWLITMHKSEYLTNQILLNIGVILVFVLCLITCFLLITSLWRHNRKMRLSATGFRDPSTEAHIKAMKILVSFIILFILYFVGTAIQISGSSTMPENKLLFIIGITTRLLYPWGHSLILMLGNRKLKQDSLMVLKPLKCWEKEKLLRIP; from the coding sequence ATGCTGAATATAGTGGAAGGCCTCCTCATTTATGTAGCAGTCAGTGAATCAGTATTGGGGGTCTTAGGGAATGGATTTATTGGAGTTGTAAGCTGCATTGACTGTGTGAAAAGCAAGAACATCTCTACTGTCAGCCTTATTCTCACTGGCTTAGCCTCTTCCAGATTTTGCCTGATATGGATGATAATTACAGATGCATATATAAGGatgttttttccagatatatatttGTCTGGTAATATAAGTCAATATATAGTTTACTTAAGGATAATTATGAATCAATCAAGTACCTGGTTTGCCACCAGCCTCAGCATCTTCTATTTCCTGAAGATAGCCAATTATTCCCACTGCATTTTTCTCTGGCTGAAGTGTCACATCAACAGGGTTCTTCTCCTTTTCATGGGGTCTTTGCTTATTTCATGGTTATTTGCTTTTCCAAGCATTGCAAAGCCTAGTACCAATAATATTATGAAGAACAGAAGCACAACCTGGCTGATCACCATGCATAAAAGTGAATACTTGACAAATCAGATTCTGCTCAATATTGGAGTCATTCTTGTCTTTGTACTATGCCTGATTACATGTTTCTTATTAATCACTTCCCTTTGGAGACACAACAGAAAGATGCGACTGAGTGCCACAGGATTCAGAGATCCCAGCACTGAAGCACATATCAAAGCAATGAAGATTTTGGTGTCTTTTATCATCCTCTTTATCTTGTATTTTGTAGGCACTGCCATACAAATATCAGGTAGTAGTACTATGCCTGAAAACAAACTGTTGTTCATTATTGGTATAacaaccagactcctctatccctGGGGACACTCATTGATTCTAATGCTAGGAAACAGGAAGCTGAAGCAAGACTCTTTGATGGTACTGAAGCCATTAAAGTGCTGGGAAAAAGAGAAACTTCTTAGAATTCCATGA